In Nocardia asteroides, a single genomic region encodes these proteins:
- a CDS encoding tetratricopeptide repeat protein: MAEHRHRDAAAEFAMASELYRAAGQEAVAVGCRGGEAAARASAGQFAEAERAFMATFEGFIRLHMVEHAGHAMQGLCAVYRETGRFAQAEQGITALRGAFATLGNDVAVALCNYNLGGLYWTMGRYVEAEEVLMLAKRFHSASGESDSASVVTDIEQSLSHAYISQGRYEEGEELLLGCIQRHITNGDESRVATCSLALSGSYMATGRPLIAVRVLTNAMQTFRTLNLAHETAMCTANLGQAHMLLGQYEIAERALLESREALLHIGDRAQALLVGISLGTLYLFSGRYPESEDWFLRMREQSAELGLDQYSSGCLVNLGYLYTEIKRFEDAEKVLLPARELERKLGNENHIADCSVALASAFTSLRRFDEAEAAVRAALEIYERLGIADRFAACVANLGFIYVPAERFAEAEEQFERAAELLAALDLPDRVARIDAGRATAMFFRARAMPTDAPERAELLDAALRAMIPAVLYLDGTRFQFDRAALRSSWNGTLRDATARLFAMADAAGDAQLVADLVESTINAGVYTSPSGTGDEQFAIDLDGLAPWSPLSGTAVPQADSAEPVRGVGALIASATLPMAPPPPLLMPDGRRALQSYAELMTARYGGSPDLRDPLPVC; encoded by the coding sequence ATGGCCGAGCATCGCCATCGAGATGCCGCGGCGGAGTTCGCGATGGCGAGCGAGCTGTACCGCGCGGCGGGTCAGGAGGCGGTGGCGGTCGGCTGCCGAGGCGGGGAGGCGGCCGCGCGGGCTTCGGCCGGACAGTTCGCCGAGGCCGAGCGTGCGTTCATGGCGACATTCGAGGGCTTCATCCGGCTGCACATGGTCGAGCACGCCGGCCATGCCATGCAGGGGCTCTGCGCGGTATATCGGGAGACCGGTCGTTTCGCGCAGGCCGAGCAAGGGATCACCGCGCTTCGCGGTGCTTTCGCCACCCTCGGAAACGACGTCGCGGTCGCGCTCTGCAACTACAACCTGGGCGGCCTCTACTGGACGATGGGTCGCTATGTCGAGGCCGAAGAAGTCCTGATGCTCGCCAAACGGTTCCATTCCGCGTCGGGGGAGAGCGACTCTGCCTCCGTGGTCACCGATATCGAACAAAGCTTGTCCCACGCCTACATTTCGCAGGGCCGTTACGAGGAAGGCGAGGAGCTGCTCCTCGGCTGCATTCAGCGGCATATCACGAACGGTGACGAGAGCCGGGTCGCCACCTGTTCGCTCGCACTCTCGGGTTCCTATATGGCGACCGGACGTCCACTGATCGCGGTACGTGTGCTGACCAACGCCATGCAGACCTTTCGCACACTGAACCTGGCGCACGAGACAGCGATGTGCACAGCCAATCTTGGGCAGGCCCATATGCTGCTCGGGCAGTACGAGATCGCCGAGCGAGCCCTGCTCGAGAGCCGGGAAGCGCTACTCCACATCGGTGACCGCGCACAAGCGCTCCTCGTCGGCATCAGCCTGGGTACCCTGTATCTCTTCAGCGGGCGGTATCCGGAGTCCGAGGACTGGTTCCTGCGAATGCGGGAGCAGTCGGCCGAGCTCGGTCTGGATCAGTACAGCTCGGGCTGCCTCGTCAACCTCGGCTACCTCTACACCGAGATCAAGCGTTTCGAGGACGCCGAGAAGGTGCTGCTCCCCGCCCGTGAACTCGAGCGGAAACTCGGCAACGAGAATCACATCGCCGATTGCTCGGTCGCACTCGCCAGTGCCTTCACGTCACTGCGGCGGTTCGACGAAGCCGAAGCGGCCGTACGCGCCGCGCTGGAGATCTACGAACGGCTCGGCATCGCCGATCGCTTCGCGGCATGCGTGGCGAACCTGGGATTCATCTACGTGCCGGCCGAGCGATTCGCCGAGGCCGAAGAGCAATTCGAGCGAGCGGCGGAACTGCTGGCTGCGCTCGACCTGCCCGACCGGGTGGCCAGGATCGACGCGGGCCGCGCGACGGCCATGTTCTTCCGCGCAAGGGCGATGCCGACCGACGCGCCGGAGCGAGCCGAACTGCTCGACGCGGCGCTGCGCGCCATGATCCCGGCCGTGCTGTACCTGGACGGGACGCGTTTCCAGTTCGACCGCGCGGCCCTCCGTTCGTCCTGGAACGGCACGCTGCGGGACGCGACGGCGCGGCTCTTCGCCATGGCCGATGCCGCCGGCGACGCGCAGTTGGTCGCCGATCTGGTCGAGAGCACCATCAACGCCGGCGTGTACACGTCACCGAGCGGAACCGGGGACGAGCAGTTCGCGATCGATCTCGATGGCCTCGCGCCCTGGTCGCCGCTGTCCGGCACCGCCGTACCGCAGGCGGACAGCGCCGAACCGGTGCGCGGTGTCGGCGCGCTGATCGCGAGTGCGACCCTCCCGATGGCCCCACCCCCGCCGCTCCTGATGCCGGACGGCCGCCGGGCGCTGCAGAGCTACGCCGAACTGATGACGGCCCGGTACGGCGGCAGCCCCGACCTCCGCGATCCGCTCCCCGTCTGCTGA
- a CDS encoding acyl-CoA synthetase gives MYPGAHVDRFPDKAAVVVAETGETLTYRQLEENSVRLARHLHEAGLRRGDHLALLSGNDPKVYEVYWAALRSGLYITAVNRHLSAPEIAYIVNDCGARALIVSAEPAEVAAEVLAQTPAVELRLAFGGEVAGFGSYERALAAASAEPRADEPRGADMLYSSGTTGRPKGIRQPLPERQVGDAPGDTYTAIFGPLYGFDSDTVYLSPAPLYHAAPLRFGGVVHALGGTLVIMRRFDPEQALAAIERFRVTHSQWVPTMFVRMLKLDAAIRGRYDVSSLKVAVHAAAPCPVEVKRAMIEWWGPILFEYYSSTEANGATFIDSEQWLRKPGSVGTAGLGTIRICGADGAELPVGEIGTVYFERDELPFAYHNDPAKTAEAVHPAHPAWTTTGDIGYLDEDGYLFLTDRKAFMIISGGVNIYPQEVEDALALHPKVLDVAVIGVPDEEMGESVLAVVQPAPGAEPGPELADELRGYLRERIAHYKVPRTVDFSDDLPRTPTGKLVKGKLRARYVTGR, from the coding sequence ATGTACCCCGGCGCACACGTCGACCGCTTTCCGGACAAGGCCGCGGTGGTGGTGGCCGAAACCGGGGAGACGCTCACCTATCGGCAGCTGGAGGAGAATTCGGTGCGGCTCGCGCGGCACCTGCACGAGGCCGGGCTGCGCCGCGGCGACCACCTCGCGCTGCTCTCCGGGAACGACCCGAAGGTGTACGAGGTCTATTGGGCCGCGCTGCGATCCGGGCTTTACATCACGGCGGTGAACCGGCACCTGTCGGCGCCCGAGATCGCCTACATCGTGAACGACTGCGGGGCACGGGCGCTGATCGTCTCGGCGGAGCCGGCCGAGGTCGCGGCGGAGGTGCTGGCGCAGACGCCCGCGGTGGAGCTGCGGCTGGCGTTCGGCGGGGAGGTCGCGGGGTTCGGGTCGTACGAGCGGGCGCTGGCGGCCGCCTCGGCGGAGCCGCGCGCGGACGAGCCGCGCGGCGCGGACATGCTGTACTCGTCCGGCACGACGGGGCGGCCGAAGGGCATCCGGCAGCCGCTGCCTGAGCGCCAGGTCGGGGACGCCCCCGGCGACACCTACACCGCCATCTTCGGCCCGCTGTACGGCTTCGACAGCGACACCGTCTACCTCTCCCCCGCCCCGCTCTACCACGCGGCGCCGCTGCGCTTCGGCGGCGTGGTGCACGCGCTCGGCGGGACGCTGGTCATCATGCGGAGGTTCGATCCCGAGCAGGCGCTGGCCGCGATCGAGCGGTTCCGGGTGACGCACAGCCAGTGGGTGCCGACCATGTTCGTGCGCATGCTCAAGCTGGACGCGGCGATCCGCGGCCGGTACGACGTGTCGAGCCTGAAGGTCGCGGTGCACGCGGCGGCGCCGTGCCCGGTCGAGGTCAAGCGGGCGATGATCGAGTGGTGGGGCCCGATCCTGTTCGAGTACTACAGCTCCACCGAGGCCAACGGCGCCACCTTCATCGATAGCGAGCAGTGGCTGCGCAAGCCGGGGTCGGTGGGCACCGCCGGGCTCGGCACCATCCGGATCTGCGGCGCCGACGGTGCCGAGCTACCGGTCGGCGAGATCGGCACCGTCTACTTCGAGCGCGACGAGCTGCCCTTCGCCTACCACAACGACCCGGCCAAGACCGCCGAGGCGGTGCACCCCGCGCACCCGGCCTGGACCACCACCGGCGACATCGGCTACCTGGACGAGGACGGTTACCTCTTCCTCACCGACCGCAAGGCGTTCATGATCATCTCCGGTGGCGTGAACATCTACCCGCAGGAGGTGGAGGACGCGCTCGCGCTGCACCCGAAGGTGCTCGACGTGGCGGTGATCGGGGTGCCGGACGAGGAGATGGGCGAATCGGTGCTCGCGGTCGTGCAGCCCGCGCCGGGCGCCGAGCCCGGCCCCGAGCTCGCCGACGAGCTGCGCGGTTACCTGCGGGAGCGGATCGCGCACTACAAGGTGCCGCGCACCGTCGACTTCTCCGACGATCTGCCGCGCACGCCCACCGGGAAGCTGGTCAAGGGGAAGTTACGTGCCCGGTATGTGACCGGCCGATGA
- a CDS encoding dihydrofolate reductase family protein: MTTVIADITMSLDGYVTGAGAGPGRGLGDAEELHAWVSERDEVDSDVLRDATAISGAVIMGRGLYDVVDGPGGWTADMGYGAQEAATPPFFVVTRAAPAESRLVRELGLRVTFTDSLPSAIDRAATIAGDGAVVLMGGGELIGRALEAGLVDELRLHLAPLVLGAGTPLFRPGTRRHYRQREVRPSRNACHLVYERITSSTPGT; the protein is encoded by the coding sequence GTGACGACCGTGATCGCCGACATCACCATGTCCCTGGACGGCTACGTGACCGGAGCGGGCGCGGGCCCCGGCCGCGGACTCGGCGATGCCGAGGAGCTGCACGCCTGGGTGAGCGAGCGGGACGAGGTGGACAGCGACGTCCTGCGCGACGCCACCGCCATCAGCGGCGCGGTGATCATGGGCCGCGGCCTCTACGACGTGGTCGACGGCCCCGGCGGCTGGACGGCCGACATGGGTTACGGCGCGCAGGAGGCGGCCACGCCGCCGTTCTTCGTGGTCACGCGCGCGGCCCCGGCCGAGAGCAGGCTGGTGCGGGAACTCGGCCTGCGGGTCACCTTCACGGACTCGCTGCCGTCGGCGATCGACCGGGCCGCGACGATCGCCGGGGACGGCGCGGTGGTGCTCATGGGCGGCGGTGAGCTGATCGGCCGCGCGCTGGAGGCCGGCCTGGTGGACGAACTACGACTGCACCTGGCTCCCCTGGTGCTCGGCGCCGGCACCCCGCTCTTCCGGCCGGGCACCCGCCGCCACTACCGGCAGCGGGAGGTCCGGCCCTCCCGCAATGCCTGCCACCTCGTCTACGAGCGGATCACTTCCAGTACGCCTGGAACTTGA
- a CDS encoding siderophore-interacting protein: MSKGLEGLMMKAYRADNYKLTVTSVRAITDKYIRVGFTAGGLLADYPVHPTQWIRIWFDDGKGNYRQRGYTLVDQDAENDTFGVEFALHHGPASVWAENAQVGEVIEASAMKNIGASNFAIPDPVPAEFVIFGDTASLPAVNSLLRALGDTPARVWLEWQYESDPTLPVQASPQHEVTWVQRVDDGRLLREAAEGIALKQGTFGWVACDGRTTRSIVKTLKTKHGLSKESIKFQAYWK; the protein is encoded by the coding sequence ATGAGCAAGGGTCTAGAAGGCCTCATGATGAAGGCCTACCGTGCGGACAACTACAAGCTGACCGTCACTTCGGTCCGCGCCATCACCGACAAGTACATCCGGGTCGGGTTCACCGCGGGCGGCCTGCTCGCCGACTATCCGGTGCATCCGACCCAGTGGATCCGGATCTGGTTCGACGACGGCAAGGGCAACTACCGCCAGCGCGGCTACACCCTGGTCGACCAGGACGCCGAGAACGACACCTTCGGCGTCGAGTTCGCGCTGCACCACGGCCCGGCCTCGGTGTGGGCGGAGAACGCGCAGGTGGGGGAGGTGATCGAGGCGTCGGCGATGAAGAATATCGGGGCCTCCAACTTCGCGATCCCGGACCCGGTGCCCGCCGAGTTCGTGATCTTCGGCGACACCGCCTCGCTGCCCGCCGTGAACTCGCTGTTGCGCGCGCTCGGCGACACGCCCGCGCGGGTGTGGCTGGAGTGGCAGTACGAGTCCGACCCGACGCTCCCGGTGCAGGCAAGCCCGCAGCACGAGGTCACCTGGGTGCAGCGGGTGGACGACGGCAGGCTGCTGCGCGAGGCCGCCGAGGGGATCGCCCTGAAGCAGGGCACCTTCGGCTGGGTCGCGTGCGACGGCCGCACCACGCGCTCGATCGTCAAGACGCTCAAGACCAAGCACGGGCTGAGCAAGGAGTCGATCAAGTTCCAGGCGTACTGGAAGTGA
- a CDS encoding M48 family metalloprotease, whose amino-acid sequence MAEKMRRDLFSERRRALDRLQKHPRGRDVLAHAETVFAEHGSPQGFFDAILREILAHLTEHLDGSARVEAERTVAIMVDQTSVEAVSLSKADGSHVIRISDAQLSMLGLLKDLLLAWSATHSRFRLISLGRRLFAAHRDRLPKVDDTILAGAASIRYTILCQRVEGASSQVASPVRLTDRVRADDGSPAVFALMFIIAHELGHVVLGHTAHEGRRSRDESHRVEFEADAFGLELMIRALGGRDAATLAAHSAAVALSAITIGSEPLFIRAPETHPSLAARIAALTERDGVDPTVLAALGHGLTRMTQIGVAMTNPLDQRCWDLLHSSPAFDTTVNPGYEYRMVRGYDLWLGADATRAAATLRDLRDDRNSPITAELARVDFDALLGGVELLSRGEPRGALESWGVRRIDGLLDQARTLSFHELLRAITRGAAFAADPVPDDGTSRSSDYQFVKYSLGMMLASILEPALGKAAS is encoded by the coding sequence ATGGCCGAGAAGATGCGCCGAGATCTGTTCTCGGAGCGGCGGCGCGCCCTGGATCGCTTGCAGAAGCATCCGCGCGGACGAGACGTTCTCGCACACGCCGAGACGGTTTTCGCTGAACACGGTTCGCCGCAGGGCTTCTTCGACGCCATCCTGCGGGAGATTCTGGCCCACCTGACCGAGCACCTGGACGGTTCGGCCCGTGTGGAGGCCGAGCGGACCGTGGCGATCATGGTCGATCAGACGTCGGTCGAGGCGGTGTCCCTGAGCAAAGCCGATGGCTCTCATGTTATTCGGATATCGGACGCGCAGCTGTCCATGCTCGGACTCCTGAAGGATCTGCTGCTGGCATGGTCCGCGACGCACAGCCGCTTCCGGCTGATCTCCCTCGGCCGCCGGTTGTTCGCCGCTCACCGGGATCGGTTGCCGAAAGTGGACGATACGATCCTGGCTGGTGCCGCGAGTATTCGCTACACCATCCTGTGCCAACGTGTCGAAGGCGCATCGTCGCAGGTGGCTTCCCCGGTGCGGCTCACCGATCGCGTGCGGGCGGACGACGGTTCCCCGGCGGTCTTCGCCCTGATGTTCATCATCGCGCACGAACTCGGCCACGTCGTTCTCGGGCACACCGCGCATGAAGGGCGGCGCAGCCGCGACGAGTCACACCGGGTCGAATTCGAGGCCGACGCGTTCGGGCTGGAGCTGATGATTCGAGCGTTGGGCGGGCGCGATGCCGCGACGCTGGCTGCGCACAGCGCTGCGGTCGCTCTCTCGGCGATCACGATCGGCTCGGAGCCACTGTTCATCCGAGCTCCGGAGACCCATCCGAGCCTCGCGGCCAGAATTGCCGCGCTGACCGAGCGCGACGGTGTCGACCCGACGGTGCTGGCCGCACTGGGGCACGGATTGACGAGGATGACGCAGATCGGGGTCGCGATGACGAATCCGTTGGATCAGCGCTGCTGGGATCTGCTGCATTCCTCGCCCGCCTTCGACACCACGGTGAACCCGGGCTACGAATACCGGATGGTCCGCGGATACGACCTGTGGCTCGGCGCGGACGCAACCCGCGCGGCCGCGACTCTGCGGGATCTGCGCGACGATCGGAACAGCCCGATCACGGCCGAACTGGCGCGAGTGGACTTCGACGCGCTGCTCGGCGGTGTCGAGCTACTGAGCCGAGGTGAACCGCGGGGGGCATTGGAGTCGTGGGGCGTCCGGCGCATCGACGGACTACTCGACCAGGCCCGCACGCTGTCCTTCCACGAGCTTCTGCGGGCCATCACGCGCGGGGCGGCCTTCGCCGCGGACCCGGTGCCGGACGACGGCACTTCCCGCTCGAGCGACTACCAATTCGTGAAGTACTCGCTCGGCATGATGCTCGCCAGCATCCTCGAACCCGCACTCGGAAAGGCTGCCTCGTGA
- a CDS encoding TetR/AcrR family transcriptional regulator: MTRNAELLERTALEMMGEIGLDALTLAAVAQRAGVSRATAYREFGDKNGMIGAVARAEVAAMIALGYREVDLFAPLPDVVHAAVRFALTHLRGHPVIRRVRDHEPRWLLDAAIAHGDSAGTLVETVSAFVTPIVGARPDAAELAVPPEQAAEIIVRIVLSHVLIPRSGLADGDIAATAVRAVLRG, encoded by the coding sequence GTGACCCGGAATGCCGAGCTCCTGGAGCGGACCGCCCTGGAGATGATGGGCGAGATCGGTCTCGACGCGCTCACCCTCGCCGCCGTCGCGCAGCGCGCGGGCGTCTCCCGCGCGACGGCGTACCGCGAGTTCGGCGACAAGAACGGCATGATCGGCGCCGTCGCCCGCGCCGAGGTCGCGGCGATGATCGCGCTCGGCTACCGCGAGGTCGACCTCTTCGCTCCGCTCCCGGACGTCGTGCACGCCGCCGTCCGCTTCGCCCTCACCCACCTGCGCGGCCACCCGGTGATCCGCCGGGTCCGCGACCACGAACCCCGCTGGCTGCTCGATGCCGCCATCGCGCACGGGGATTCGGCAGGCACCCTGGTCGAGACGGTGAGCGCCTTCGTCACCCCGATCGTCGGCGCCCGCCCGGACGCCGCCGAGCTCGCGGTGCCGCCGGAGCAGGCCGCCGAGATCATCGTCCGCATCGTGCTCTCGCACGTCCTGATCCCGCGCAGCGGGCTCGCCGACGGCGACATCGCCGCCACCGCCGTGCGCGCGGTGTTACGCGGCTGA
- a CDS encoding FAD-dependent monooxygenase, with protein MHAIVLGAGMGGLLAARVLSEHYDRVTVLERDHLPDEPRARRGVPQGRHVHGLLPRGAALLEEFFPGLRAELVAAGAVECAALEQVRFAVAGHRLARTATGHVALQASRPHLEHHVRARVAALPGVAIRDGVAALDLSHDPRRGRVTGVLVRDSEGDRRLDADLVVASMGRGSAVNSWLERFGYAPPAEEGTPIEIVYTSAFARLPAGALAGELSITAGVRTAPPRALAIFAVEGGRHIVTLIGFGGEKPPVDTAGFASYAAHFAPEDVVDALAGAEYPDPSASFRYRANLRRRYERLPSFPDGLLVTGDTLCSFSPVYGQGMTVAAIQMAVLRTVLGGGTRDLARRFYRAVRPEIDHAWQLTVAADGAMPHVTPEGPVARAAVAALDPILVAAERDPRVAAALFQVIGLVERPSSLLTPELLARIGAANAGALLESALRTAGGGITRALTARAPT; from the coding sequence ATGCACGCGATCGTGCTCGGTGCGGGAATGGGCGGGCTGCTGGCCGCGCGGGTGCTCTCCGAGCACTACGACCGGGTGACGGTGCTGGAGCGCGACCACCTGCCGGACGAGCCGCGGGCGCGGCGCGGCGTTCCGCAGGGCAGGCACGTGCACGGGCTGCTCCCGCGCGGCGCGGCGCTGCTGGAGGAGTTCTTCCCCGGGCTGCGCGCGGAGCTGGTGGCCGCGGGCGCGGTGGAGTGCGCGGCGCTGGAGCAGGTGCGGTTCGCGGTGGCGGGGCATCGGCTGGCCCGCACGGCGACCGGGCACGTGGCGCTGCAGGCGAGCAGGCCGCACCTGGAGCATCACGTGCGGGCGCGGGTGGCGGCGCTGCCGGGGGTGGCGATCAGGGACGGGGTCGCGGCGCTCGACCTCTCGCACGATCCGCGGCGCGGGCGGGTCACCGGGGTGCTGGTGCGGGACAGCGAAGGCGATCGCAGGCTGGACGCCGATCTGGTGGTGGCCTCCATGGGGCGCGGCAGCGCGGTGAACTCCTGGCTGGAGCGGTTCGGGTACGCGCCGCCCGCCGAGGAGGGCACGCCGATCGAGATCGTCTACACCAGCGCGTTCGCCCGGCTGCCTGCCGGGGCGCTGGCCGGGGAGCTGAGCATCACCGCCGGGGTGCGGACGGCGCCGCCGCGGGCGCTGGCGATCTTCGCGGTGGAGGGCGGGCGGCACATCGTGACGCTGATCGGGTTCGGCGGCGAGAAGCCGCCGGTCGACACCGCCGGGTTCGCCTCCTACGCGGCGCATTTCGCGCCGGAGGACGTCGTGGACGCGCTGGCCGGGGCCGAGTACCCCGATCCGTCGGCCTCGTTCCGGTACCGGGCGAACCTGCGCCGCCGGTACGAGCGGCTGCCGTCCTTCCCGGACGGGCTGCTGGTCACCGGCGACACGCTGTGCAGCTTCAGCCCGGTGTACGGGCAGGGGATGACGGTGGCGGCGATCCAGATGGCGGTGTTGCGCACGGTGCTCGGCGGCGGCACCCGCGATCTGGCGCGCCGCTTCTACCGGGCGGTGCGGCCGGAGATCGACCACGCCTGGCAGCTCACGGTCGCGGCCGACGGGGCCATGCCGCACGTGACGCCGGAGGGGCCGGTGGCGCGGGCCGCGGTCGCGGCGCTGGATCCCATCCTGGTGGCGGCGGAGCGGGATCCGCGGGTCGCCGCGGCGCTCTTCCAGGTGATCGGGCTGGTCGAGCGGCCGTCCTCGCTGCTCACGCCGGAGCTGCTCGCCCGGATCGGCGCCGCCAACGCCGGCGCCCTGCTGGAGTCGGCGCTGCGCACCGCGGGCGGCGGGATCACCCGCGCGCTCACCGCGCGGGCGCCGACCTGA
- a CDS encoding GNAT family N-acetyltransferase, which translates to MLVSDGVIALRPIAVADVPAHLAGADSALIRLWPDLGAEGPATERFADSAVAWETDGPARLFAVTEFPTAELIGLLDIRLARPYLDKGQASIEYGVYPERRGRGLATRAVILGCRYLAALGTVEEAVIRVDPEHTSSVAVARRARFRYSHSATDGDDRVDWYLQAI; encoded by the coding sequence GTGCTGGTTTCCGATGGTGTGATCGCCCTGCGTCCGATCGCGGTGGCCGACGTCCCGGCCCACCTCGCCGGAGCGGACTCCGCGCTGATCCGGCTCTGGCCGGACCTCGGCGCCGAGGGGCCGGCGACCGAGCGCTTCGCCGACAGCGCCGTGGCCTGGGAGACCGACGGCCCGGCCCGGCTCTTCGCCGTCACCGAGTTCCCCACGGCCGAGCTCATCGGGCTGCTCGACATCCGGCTCGCGCGGCCCTACCTGGACAAGGGGCAGGCCAGTATCGAGTACGGCGTGTACCCCGAGCGCCGCGGGCGCGGCCTCGCCACCCGGGCCGTCATCCTCGGCTGCCGGTACCTGGCCGCGCTCGGCACCGTCGAGGAGGCGGTGATCCGGGTGGACCCGGAGCACACCTCCTCGGTCGCGGTCGCGCGCCGGGCCCGGTTCCGCTACAGCCACAGCGCCACCGACGGGGACGATCGGGTGGACTGGTACCTCCAGGCCATCTGA
- a CDS encoding DUF4189 domain-containing protein, whose amino-acid sequence MSLPQLSRSVAGVVATTAALLGAGVSAPVAAVPPKGLYYGTISLSESTGVVAITTDHRSWVAADAEAIKDCGVYDCRIVLQYADGCAAVARGADGRFGWAAAPSRPEAESAAIAGLGETAPPFPDLGSSTPRPAVLTTSACTRNAL is encoded by the coding sequence GTGTCCCTGCCGCAGCTGTCCCGGTCGGTCGCCGGAGTCGTCGCCACGACGGCGGCGCTGCTCGGCGCCGGGGTCTCCGCCCCGGTCGCCGCGGTACCGCCGAAGGGGCTCTACTACGGCACGATCTCGCTCTCCGAGTCCACCGGGGTGGTCGCCATCACCACCGACCACCGGAGCTGGGTCGCCGCCGACGCCGAGGCGATCAAGGACTGCGGCGTCTACGACTGCCGGATCGTGCTGCAGTACGCCGACGGCTGCGCCGCTGTCGCGCGCGGCGCGGACGGGCGGTTCGGCTGGGCCGCGGCGCCCTCCCGGCCCGAGGCGGAGTCCGCCGCCATCGCCGGGCTCGGCGAAACCGCCCCGCCCTTCCCCGATCTCGGCAGCTCGACACCGCGCCCGGCGGTGCTCACCACCTCCGCCTGCACCCGCAACGCGCTCTGA
- a CDS encoding metal-sulfur cluster assembly factor: MTETPETTAPEAELSAEDAKLLEDLEEAMRDVVDPELGINVVDLGLVYGFTVEEDVAVLDMTLTSAACPLTDVIEDQARNALVRSGLVEDLKINWVWIPPWGPDKITDDGREQLRALGFTV; this comes from the coding sequence ATGACGGAGACACCCGAGACCACCGCGCCGGAGGCCGAGCTCTCGGCCGAGGACGCCAAGCTGCTGGAGGACCTCGAGGAGGCGATGCGCGACGTCGTCGACCCCGAACTCGGCATCAATGTCGTCGACCTCGGGCTGGTCTACGGCTTCACGGTGGAGGAGGACGTCGCCGTGCTGGACATGACGCTGACCTCCGCCGCCTGCCCGCTCACCGACGTGATCGAGGACCAGGCGCGCAACGCGCTCGTGCGCAGCGGGCTGGTCGAGGATCTGAAGATCAACTGGGTCTGGATTCCGCCGTGGGGGCCGGACAAGATCACCGACGACGGCCGCGAGCAGCTGCGCGCGCTCGGCTTCACCGTCTGA
- the sufU gene encoding Fe-S cluster assembly sulfur transfer protein SufU — protein sequence MRMEQMYQEVILDHYKHPHHRGLREPYGAEVHHVNPTCGDEVTLRVAIDDAGEIADVSYDGQGCSISQASTSVLTDQVIGLPVQQAMKVVDSFSEMISSRGTVEGDEDVIGDGIAFAGVAKYPARVKCALLGWMAFKDAVVRIEDQRSKGSGP from the coding sequence ATGCGCATGGAGCAGATGTACCAGGAAGTGATCCTGGACCACTACAAGCACCCGCACCACCGCGGGCTGCGCGAGCCGTACGGCGCCGAGGTGCACCACGTCAACCCGACCTGCGGTGACGAGGTGACGCTCCGGGTCGCCATCGACGACGCGGGCGAGATCGCCGACGTCTCCTACGACGGCCAGGGCTGCTCGATCAGCCAGGCCAGCACCTCGGTCCTCACCGACCAGGTGATCGGGCTGCCGGTGCAGCAGGCGATGAAGGTGGTCGACTCGTTCAGCGAGATGATCTCCAGCCGTGGCACCGTCGAGGGCGACGAGGACGTGATCGGCGACGGCATCGCCTTCGCCGGGGTCGCCAAGTACCCCGCCCGGGTCAAGTGCGCACTGCTGGGCTGGATGGCGTTCAAGGACGCGGTGGTGCGCATCGAGGATCAGCGATCGAAGGGAAGCGGGCCATGA